A genomic region of Carassius carassius chromosome 27, fCarCar2.1, whole genome shotgun sequence contains the following coding sequences:
- the LOC132107035 gene encoding SAYSvFN domain-containing protein 1-like: MECKLAEFRERKKAQTEANKPADRVIQRETRAISDGSPDQKPNTCPHTEDPSHYLLNTTCVGWLQRVSLTRLTLLKVLLWLALLGLFSELEFGLPFFVISLFYWLYEGLRSPKARQPGEMSAYSVFNPDCQPILGTLTAEQLEGEMGYRPAANG; encoded by the exons ATGGAGTGTAAGCTGGCTGAGTTCAGAGAACGAAAGAAAGCACAGACTGAAGCCAACAAACCTGCTGATCGTGTGATCCAGAGAGAAACGAGAGCAATAAGCGATGGTTCTCCAGATCAGAAGCCCAACACCTGTCCACACACTGAG GATCCCAGTCATTATTTGTTGAACACTACCTGTGTTGGTTGGCTTCAGCGGGTGTCCCTCACCCGTCTGACCCTGCTCAAAGTGCTGCTGTGGCTCGCGCTGCTGGGACTGTTTTCAGAACTTGAGTTCGGCCTGCCCTTTTTTGTTATATCGTTATTCTACTGGCTCTATGAGGGCCTTCGAAGCCCAAAAGCCCGACAACCTGGAGAAATGAGTGCGTACTCCGTGTTTAATCCAGATTGTCAGCCCATCCTGGGAACTTTAACAGCCGAACAGCTGGAAGGAGAGATGGGATACAGGCCAGCGGCCAATGGATGA
- the LOC132107036 gene encoding protein C10-like, with amino-acid sequence MASAPAQQPTLTVEQARGVLTEVIQAFSVPENAARMEEARESACNDMGKMLQLVLPVATQIQQEVIKAYGFNNEGEGVLRFARLVKMYETQDPEIAAMSVKLKSLLLPPLSTPPIGGVVPTS; translated from the exons ATGGCCTCTGCCCCAGCACAGCAACCCACACTCACTGTAGAGCAGGCGAGAG GTGTTCTTACTGAGGTGATCCAGGCCTTCTCCGTGCCTGAGAACGCAGCCCGCATGGAGGAAGCCAGAGAGAGCGCCTGCAACGACATGGGCAAGATGCTGCAGCTTGTGCTTCCTGTGGCCACTCAGATCCAACAGGAAGTCATCAAAGCATACGGCTTCAACAATGAAGGAGAAG GTGTTCTCAGATTCGCCCGGCTGGTGAAGATGTATGAAACTCAGGACCCAGAGATCGCAGCCATGTCAGTGAAACTCAAGAGTCTCCTGCTGCCACCGCTCTCCACTCCTCCTATTGGCGGTGTCGTCCCGACCTCATAG